The Pseudonocardia broussonetiae DNA segment CTCCGGCCGGCTTCTGCTGGTCGGGCCCCTTGAAGCCGAACGCCGCGACGTAGGCGCGAGAGGGCATCTCGGTCTGACCGACCTGGATGTGGTCGAGGCCGTCGGACACGACCTCCCAGACGTTCTTCTTGGGGTCGATGCCGCCGCGGTTCTGGTCGACGTACGACAGCTTCACGGTGTCGCCGACGCGCACGGTGCCGGAGTCGGCGTGCTCGAGCCCGACGATCGTCTTGAACAGCGTCGTCTTGCCGACGCCGTTGGGGCCGATCACGCCGACGATGCCGTTGCGCGGCAGGGAGAACGACAGGTCCTTGATGAGGACCCGGCCGTCGAAGCCCTTGTCGAGGTGGTCGACCTCGACGACGACGTTGCCCAGGCGCGGGCCCGGCGGGATCTGGATCTCCTCGAAGTCGAGCTTGCGGTGCTTGTCGGCCTCGGCCGCCATCTCCTCGTACCGCTGGAGGCGGGCGCGGCTCTTCGCCTGCCGCGCCTTCGCACCGGAGCGGACCCAGGCGAGCTCGTCGGTGAGCCGCTTCGCGAGCTTGGCGTCCTTGCGCCCCTGGACGGCGACGCGCTCCGCCTTCTTCTCCAGGTACGTGGAGTAGTTGCCCTGGTAGCCGATCGCGCGGCCCCGGTCGAGCTCCATGATCCACTCAGCGACGTTGTCGAGGAAGTACCGGTCGTGCGTGACGGCGAGGACGGCACCGGCGTAGCTCGCCAGGTGCTGCTCCAGCCACAGGACGCTCTCCGCGTCGAGGTGGTTGGTGGGCTCGTCGAGGAGCAGGAGGTCGGGCTTGCTCAGCAGGAGCTTGCACAGCGCGACCCGACGGCGCTCACCGCCGGACAGCAGGGTGACCGGCGAGTCCGGCGGGGGGCAGCGCAGCGCGTCCATCGCCTGCTCGAGCTGGGAGTCGAGCTCCCACGCGTCGGCGTGGTCGAGGACCTCCTGGAGCTGGCCCATCTCCTCCATCAGCTCGTCGGTGTAGTCGGTCGCCATCTGCTCGGCGATCGCGTTGTACCGGTCGAGCTGCTGCTTGATCTCCCCGAGCCCCTCCTCGACGTTGCCGAGGACGGTCTTCTCCTCGTTGAGGGGCGGCTCCTGCTGGAGGATGCCGACCGTGGCCCCCGGAGCCAGGAGCGCCTCACCGTTGTTGGGGTGCTCCAGCCCGGCCATGATCTTCAGCACGGTGGACTTGCCGGCTCCGTTCGGGCCGACGACGCCGATCTTGGCGCCCGGGAGGAAGTTGAGCGACACGTCATCGAGGATGACCTTGTCGCCGTGAGCCTTCCGGACCTTCTGCATGCTGTAGATGAACTCCGCCACGCGCACGATGGTAGTTCGCGGCCGGTCAGTGCCCTGCGGCCGGTACGGCGTCGACGAGCTCGCGCTCGCCCTCCGCGGCCGGGGCCTGCTGGTCGTTCCACGGGTCGTCCGACGGGTGCTCCGACGAACCGGTCCCCTCGCCCGAGCCCTCCCCGTCGACCGGCACCACCGCGACGCCGAACGGGGCGGCCGCCTCGGCGCGCCGGATCCGCGTGACGACGGCCGTGCAGCGCGTCAGATCGGGGGCGACGACGTCGGCCTCGAGGTCGGTGACCGAGTTGCGACGCCCGTCGGCGGTGTCGTAGCTCCTCGTCACGAGCCGACCGCGGACGACGACCGGGTCGCCGCTGTGCAGGGACTGCGCGGTGTTCTCGGCCAGGCGGCGCCA contains these protein-coding regions:
- the ettA gene encoding energy-dependent translational throttle protein EttA, with amino-acid sequence MAEFIYSMQKVRKAHGDKVILDDVSLNFLPGAKIGVVGPNGAGKSTVLKIMAGLEHPNNGEALLAPGATVGILQQEPPLNEEKTVLGNVEEGLGEIKQQLDRYNAIAEQMATDYTDELMEEMGQLQEVLDHADAWELDSQLEQAMDALRCPPPDSPVTLLSGGERRRVALCKLLLSKPDLLLLDEPTNHLDAESVLWLEQHLASYAGAVLAVTHDRYFLDNVAEWIMELDRGRAIGYQGNYSTYLEKKAERVAVQGRKDAKLAKRLTDELAWVRSGAKARQAKSRARLQRYEEMAAEADKHRKLDFEEIQIPPGPRLGNVVVEVDHLDKGFDGRVLIKDLSFSLPRNGIVGVIGPNGVGKTTLFKTIVGLEHADSGTVRVGDTVKLSYVDQNRGGIDPKKNVWEVVSDGLDHIQVGQTEMPSRAYVAAFGFKGPDQQKPAGVLSGGERNRLNLALTLKEGGNLILLDEPTNDLDVETLGSLENALEQFPGCAVVISHDRWFLDRVCTHILSWEGTDENPASWFWFEGNFEAYEANKQQRLGAEAARPHRVTHRKLTRD
- the ssb gene encoding single-stranded DNA-binding protein, with the translated sequence MNQTSVTAVGTVITPIQLRHLPNGTPVLNFRIACNERRFDRDAGTWIDRDSFFVAVSCWRRLAENTAQSLHSGDPVVVRGRLVTRSYDTADGRRNSVTDLEADVVAPDLTRCTAVVTRIRRAEAAAPFGVAVVPVDGEGSGEGTGSSEHPSDDPWNDQQAPAAEGERELVDAVPAAGH